In Candidatus Nezhaarchaeota archaeon, the sequence TTTGAATACACGGACTTAGTGGTCAAGATAGCCAGGGAGGCTGTTAAAAAAGGTCATAAGGTAAAGTTATACTTGTATGTGGATGGCGTTTACAATGCACTTAAATCCATAAACCCTCCTTTACCTGAAGAGAGAAACATAGCCGCCCTCCTCAAGGAGCTATTAAACTTGGGAGTTGATATCAAGGTGTGCCCAGTATGCGCTGAATATAGGGGAGTTAAAGATGATAAAAACTTGGTGAATGGAGTGAGCTACGAGGGTCTAGGGTATTTCGGGGAACTTGCAGCTGATTGCGACAAGCTACTCGTCTTCACGCATTAGGGGTGTATGAATTGGTCAGTTCTATTACCATAGTTTTAACGAAATCACCTTATGGCGATGTAGACACGATTGAAGGTTTAAGAGTTGCGTCTTCACTAGTGGCTTTCGGCATAGAGACTACGGTTGTGTTCATGGATGATGCTGTTTTATCATTAACCAAGACCCACAGGCCGGAGGGGGTGGGCATGCTATCCATTCATGGTGCGATAAGGGCATTAACAGGTGCAAGGATTCTCGTGCACACACCATCTCTTGACGAGAGGTCTCTTTCAAGAGAAGATCTAATCGAAGGAGTGCCTTTCGAGCTCATTAATGATGACGATCTTGTTGAGATGATAGCTAAAGCTGACATTACTTTCACAATGTGAGGCTGGTATTGATGAGCATACTGTATGTGTTGTATAAATCCCCCCTAACTCATCGAGTTCCACTGAAGGCACTCGACATCATTGAAAAACAAGTTGATAGGGGCTATAAGGTCAATGTGCTCCTCCTCTCTGATGCAGTTATAGCCTTAGTGAGTAAAAGTCTAAAGCCACGCTTGAAGGTTTTAAGAAGTAGGGGCAGTATTATATATGCCTTAAAGGAGGATCTTGAAGCGCGCGGAATAACTAGTGACATCGCGACTCCTGTCAGTTACAGTGAAGTAGTGGATTTGATAGAAGCTCATGAAAAAGTGAGCAGCTGGTCTTAACTTTTTATTACTAGCAGTGCATCACTCCATTAACTTCAATGTAGCACATGCGCTAGCTAAACAATTTAACAGGAGCTCTAAGTGTGATGTAAACTAATCCATTCTCAAGTTTTTAAGCTTATCAACCTCACACCTTTAAATCAAACAAATCAATTTTAAAAGCAGTATTACACCTATTAGGCTCTCTACTCATGGTAATGCTTAATAGTTTCGTATTTAATGGTTTTCATTGACTATGGGGGCTTTAAGGCTTCTAAGGCACATTAAGAGAATGATACCCTTAAGAGGTAACCATTGGGTTAGACATTGGTACACAGTATCCTCAATCAAGGGGGACTTCGACCAATACTTAGGCTGTACGTACGCCCCCTTTGAGTTCGATGATATTTGGGGCTTAGGAGAGGTAGTCTTTGGGGTCAGGGATCAAGTGGGCTTCATTAGTGAATGCAGAATTCATGTTAGTAAGGATACTGAAGTTGAAGTTGAGTATGGATGCGATGATGGGGCAAGACTATTCGTCTATGACATGTACGGTGATCTCGTCTACTTGAGGGATGATAGTTGGAAGGTACAGCCATTCACGAAGTATAGTGCATCCTTTAAGCTAAGGAAGGGTATCTACAGGTTTAGACTAGACTTCTATGAGTGGACTGCCTATGCAAGGGTATCATTTAGAGTCTTGAAGGGTGACATCAAGCCGATTAGAATTTAAGCCTCAATAGCTTCTTAACTCGATCTACATCTAAACTCAAGGACTAGGACATTAAGGGCGTGACTTAAGGTAAGTCTATGCTTTCAGCGTCTTAGCGGGTTGCAGCCCTACGTTTTCCACTTACAGTTCTTTAGGGATAGCTTAAACGCTTAAGAATCTTTAGCGAGTAAGAAGTTC encodes:
- a CDS encoding DsrE family protein, with product MILGILLNTGPYSFEYTDLVVKIAREAVKKGHKVKLYLYVDGVYNALKSINPPLPEERNIAALLKELLNLGVDIKVCPVCAEYRGVKDDKNLVNGVSYEGLGYFGELAADCDKLLVFTH
- a CDS encoding DsrE family protein, translated to MVSSITIVLTKSPYGDVDTIEGLRVASSLVAFGIETTVVFMDDAVLSLTKTHRPEGVGMLSIHGAIRALTGARILVHTPSLDERSLSREDLIEGVPFELINDDDLVEMIAKADITFTM
- the tusB gene encoding sulfurtransferase complex subunit TusB, which encodes MSILYVLYKSPLTHRVPLKALDIIEKQVDRGYKVNVLLLSDAVIALVSKSLKPRLKVLRSRGSIIYALKEDLEARGITSDIATPVSYSEVVDLIEAHEKVSSWS